A single region of the Salicibibacter cibi genome encodes:
- the cls gene encoding cardiolipin synthase — translation MEIGNIITMIASIVIFINLLLALGVIFFEKRDIGYTWAWLLVLFFLPIVGFLIYIFLGRSLKQNNFYKLTTEEQKLLKEDVDTQLKLIDEEKQVPWLKQYNDIITMNLRSSHGRLSEDNEIYIFNDGHIKFDALLNDIQAAKREINVQYYIIQPDHLGKRLRDALITKAKEGVKVRVLYDEVGSKKLPSGFFEDLKQAGGEVRVFFPSLLKLINFRMNNRNHRKLVIIDGELTYIGGFNVGDEYLGENKKFGYWRDTHLKIYGNAVNDTQVRFIMDWHQAGKDKEHDDYKDFCFHLEKHHGTSPVQVVSSGPNSETEHLKNMYIKMILSAKESVCIQTPYFIPDTSFMDACKMALLSGVDIRIMIPCKPDHPFVYWATWAYAGGLLEYGAKILLYENGFLHAKTIVVDQKISAVGTMNVDSRSFRLNFEVSAITYDEAVSKELYNIYEEDCKLSTELTLERYHKRSLWIKFKEDISRLLSPIL, via the coding sequence ATGGAAATAGGTAATATTATTACAATGATTGCTTCTATCGTTATTTTTATTAATTTATTACTGGCCCTAGGTGTGATATTTTTTGAGAAAAGAGATATCGGCTATACTTGGGCATGGTTGCTAGTTTTATTTTTTTTACCTATCGTTGGATTTTTAATTTATATTTTCTTAGGTCGCAGTTTAAAACAAAATAACTTTTACAAATTAACAACAGAAGAACAAAAACTGCTAAAAGAGGATGTAGACACACAATTAAAGCTGATAGACGAGGAAAAACAAGTGCCTTGGTTAAAGCAGTACAATGACATAATCACCATGAATCTGCGTTCTTCTCATGGTAGGTTATCAGAGGATAATGAGATTTACATATTTAACGATGGTCATATAAAGTTTGATGCTCTATTGAATGACATCCAGGCTGCAAAACGAGAAATTAATGTGCAATATTATATTATCCAGCCAGATCATCTCGGAAAAAGGTTAAGAGATGCACTGATAACAAAAGCAAAAGAGGGTGTTAAGGTTCGTGTTTTATATGATGAAGTCGGATCAAAAAAATTACCGTCTGGATTCTTTGAGGATTTAAAACAGGCTGGCGGAGAAGTACGTGTGTTCTTTCCATCATTATTAAAATTGATTAATTTCCGAATGAATAACCGAAATCACAGAAAACTGGTCATTATTGACGGGGAATTAACCTATATTGGCGGTTTCAATGTCGGCGATGAATATCTTGGGGAGAACAAAAAATTTGGTTACTGGCGGGATACACATTTAAAAATATATGGAAATGCTGTCAACGATACCCAAGTAAGATTTATCATGGACTGGCATCAGGCCGGAAAAGACAAAGAGCATGATGATTATAAAGATTTTTGCTTCCATTTAGAAAAGCATCATGGAACAAGCCCTGTGCAAGTTGTTTCCAGCGGTCCAAATTCAGAGACAGAGCATTTAAAGAACATGTATATTAAGATGATTCTCTCAGCTAAGGAAAGCGTCTGTATTCAAACGCCATACTTTATACCAGATACCAGCTTTATGGATGCTTGTAAAATGGCACTATTATCAGGAGTAGATATTCGGATTATGATCCCCTGCAAACCGGATCATCCGTTTGTTTACTGGGCAACATGGGCATATGCCGGAGGCTTGTTAGAATACGGAGCGAAAATATTGCTTTATGAGAATGGATTTCTACATGCAAAAACCATCGTCGTTGACCAGAAAATTTCTGCTGTCGGTACGATGAATGTCGATTCCCGAAGCTTCCGATTAAATTTTGAAGTGAGTGCGATTACTTATGACGAAGCAGTTTCTAAAGAATTGTACAATATATATGAAGAGGACTGTAAGTTAAGTACTGAATTAACACTTGAGCGTTATCATAAACGGTCCTTATGGATTAAATTCAAAGAAGATATTTCTCGTTTACTTTCGCCAATCTTGTAA
- a CDS encoding DUF308 domain-containing protein has translation MAIKTIVRQAGVDDNPNIISAVANLRSNSAKSIGNKIWGVLFLIVTIAAFFGAITVLELIFFHPFDGINTLGIMFGGVLMVSIMIYMGIAAYKNFSAKSNWFLILYPDKILCIFRKKPNEKFQEKELHLEQVKACLLQRKKKIELIRTRSSIRRATMFLSVTLLAACGDDEEEATGDGATDNDDDTTEAEEAEESDGTDEDIEATEEEEESENDTENGSSRDFDEEDDNGSWRDFAEEEDESGNNGGNSFEPFEYEGAWPDVGVEVESSESDLEDDLVVFFEAQIDEEFPQHSSEYTSYLRSVVNAVEQNVTVDVHYDRFMDVVPERIRNMERAEFTTDEVEFIRAAYLEGMQVHHDVVEILDGQFDDIHEEQHDPELEEAFYDGIVEGNHLLATAYIQMVQIAEETDVIDIDELTEMEEFIENNYFEELEEELEDDIDEMVV, from the coding sequence TTGGCAATCAAAACAATTGTTCGTCAAGCAGGTGTTGATGACAATCCAAACATCATCTCTGCAGTAGCAAATCTACGGTCAAACAGTGCGAAAAGTATTGGGAATAAGATTTGGGGCGTGCTTTTTCTCATCGTAACGATCGCGGCTTTTTTTGGTGCTATAACTGTACTTGAATTAATCTTTTTTCATCCATTTGACGGAATAAACACACTGGGTATAATGTTCGGTGGAGTATTAATGGTATCTATTATGATCTATATGGGAATCGCTGCTTATAAGAATTTTTCTGCTAAAAGTAATTGGTTTCTCATTTTGTATCCCGATAAAATACTTTGTATATTTCGGAAGAAACCAAACGAAAAATTTCAGGAAAAAGAACTGCATTTGGAACAGGTAAAAGCGTGTCTACTCCAAAGAAAGAAAAAAATTGAACTTATTCGAACGCGATCAAGCATCAGACGTGCCACAATGTTTCTAAGCGTAACACTGTTAGCTGCGTGTGGAGATGATGAAGAAGAAGCGACGGGTGATGGTGCAACGGACAATGATGATGACACTACGGAAGCTGAAGAAGCTGAAGAAAGTGATGGCACGGATGAGGACATTGAGGCAACCGAAGAGGAAGAGGAAAGCGAGAATGATACAGAAAATGGATCTTCGAGAGATTTTGATGAAGAAGACGACAATGGGTCTTGGAGAGACTTTGCGGAGGAAGAAGATGAAAGCGGAAACAATGGGGGGAACTCATTCGAACCGTTTGAGTATGAAGGCGCTTGGCCGGACGTCGGGGTCGAAGTAGAATCTTCCGAAAGCGATTTGGAAGATGACTTAGTCGTTTTCTTTGAGGCGCAAATTGATGAAGAATTCCCGCAACATTCCAGTGAGTATACATCTTATTTAAGAAGTGTAGTTAATGCCGTTGAGCAAAACGTCACTGTCGATGTTCATTACGATCGTTTTATGGATGTTGTACCTGAGCGTATCCGCAACATGGAACGTGCCGAATTCACAACAGATGAAGTCGAGTTTATACGTGCGGCATACTTGGAAGGGATGCAAGTTCATCACGACGTTGTAGAAATCTTGGATGGTCAATTTGATGACATCCACGAAGAACAGCATGACCCTGAATTGGAAGAAGCGTTTTATGACGGAATCGTTGAAGGCAATCACCTACTGGCCACCGCTTACATTCAAATGGTTCAAATTGCAGAAGAAACCGATGTTATCGATATAGATGAACTTACCGAGATGGAAGAATTCATTGAGAATAATTATTTTGAAGAGCTTGAGGAAGAACTTGAGGATGACATTGATGAAATGGTCGTTTAG
- a CDS encoding DUF6884 domain-containing protein — protein MRQRRGDWPVFACDAYVGTFHRLCRAYAEMFHPRWVVLSAKHEFLLPEDTVPGPYDLSFSHKSDDIISMKCLAEQVRGIRLNESQHLVVLTGKKYKLIVEKSFGPRHRDSERSIAPGHGNLAC, from the coding sequence CTGAGACAAAGAAGGGGAGATTGGCCCGTCTTTGCCTGCGATGCCTACGTTGGGACATTTCACCGTCTATGCCGTGCATACGCAGAGATGTTTCATCCCCGATGGGTGGTTTTATCAGCGAAACACGAATTTTTGCTGCCGGAGGACACTGTTCCCGGACCCTATGACTTATCGTTTAGCCATAAAAGTGATGATATTATTTCAATGAAATGTTTAGCTGAGCAGGTGCGAGGGATACGACTGAACGAGTCTCAACATCTCGTCGTTCTTACCGGTAAAAAGTATAAACTAATCGTTGAAAAAAGTTTTGGTCCCAGACATCGAGATTCCGAACGCTCCATCGCCCCCGGCCACGGGAATTTAGCTTGTTAG
- a CDS encoding secondary thiamine-phosphate synthase enzyme YjbQ: MKLFQYKTSKRDEMLDITGDIQGWVRKEGYRDGIVTLFNMHTTAGLTINENADPDVKTDFIRRLDEIYPWDHPEDRHGEGNTAAHLKASTVGTSETVFVKDGKLVLGTWQGIYYCEFDGPRSNRKVYARFESEEA, encoded by the coding sequence ATGAAACTGTTTCAGTATAAAACATCTAAACGGGATGAAATGCTTGACATCACCGGAGATATTCAAGGTTGGGTAAGGAAAGAGGGGTATCGCGATGGCATCGTCACGCTTTTTAACATGCACACGACCGCGGGTTTAACGATTAATGAAAATGCTGACCCCGATGTCAAAACAGACTTTATACGGCGCCTGGATGAAATTTATCCTTGGGACCACCCTGAAGACCGGCACGGGGAAGGAAATACAGCAGCCCATCTGAAAGCGAGCACCGTGGGGACGAGTGAAACAGTGTTTGTAAAGGACGGAAAACTGGTACTCGGGACGTGGCAAGGCATTTATTATTGTGAGTTCGACGGGCCGCGGTCAAATAGAAAAGTGTATGCACGTTTTGAAAGCGAAGAAGCGTGA
- a CDS encoding ABC-2 transporter permease, translated as MAALMKLDLWLLRWAIVFIVIIAPVAGAVFYTDYSVTGFVIIFILALTLTQIDDKHKTRRFMLSLPFPLKTFFQARALVVMLIGVIWVMLEGFGRMIGFGDAPLSEILIHASAQMATMFVLAPSVIAMLTLLKHPVIKWGITFIFYMMVVMIGTLMGVFVTEIFNYMEALGYALAGVILIIGILAFWLILLLANAIRSRVDLV; from the coding sequence ATGGCGGCTCTTATGAAATTGGATCTTTGGCTATTGCGCTGGGCAATTGTTTTTATTGTAATCATTGCGCCGGTCGCCGGGGCTGTATTTTACACAGATTATTCCGTGACCGGCTTCGTGATCATATTCATATTGGCGCTGACGTTGACGCAAATAGATGATAAACATAAAACGAGAAGGTTCATGCTTTCGCTGCCCTTTCCTTTAAAAACTTTCTTTCAAGCACGGGCGCTCGTTGTCATGCTCATCGGTGTGATTTGGGTTATGCTTGAAGGATTTGGAAGAATGATCGGGTTTGGAGATGCGCCTCTTTCTGAAATCCTTATCCATGCAAGCGCACAAATGGCAACGATGTTTGTCCTGGCTCCTTCGGTGATTGCCATGCTCACGTTATTAAAACATCCCGTTATTAAATGGGGGATAACCTTTATTTTTTATATGATGGTGGTCATGATAGGCACGCTGATGGGCGTGTTTGTCACTGAGATTTTCAATTACATGGAAGCATTGGGATATGCACTCGCGGGGGTTATTCTCATCATCGGCATCCTCGCCTTTTGGCTCATTTTGCTGCTCGCCAACGCCATTCGGTCACGTGTGGATCTGGTATAA
- a CDS encoding ABC transporter ATP-binding protein — MSMSLEFDEVTKKRDQFILSLPGQVIEKGEILGVIGNNGAGKSTMIQLVLGLIRPTSGNIYRHTDQGAAMSMQEWKQTVGFVFDDLSVYDDMHALKLSSFLSEVYSGWDDMYFFSLLDQFDVDKKKKVKTYSRGMRMKTGIAVALAHHPEVLVLDEPTSGLDTKSRKQMIALLNEENKKRGTTIIFSSHILDDMEQLATTIWLMEKGEILAHGPVDKMRENHAVAADGTIHKKKPEEEEGLKQATLEDLHDYYLGGGM, encoded by the coding sequence ATGTCCATGTCTCTCGAGTTTGACGAAGTTACAAAGAAAAGGGATCAATTCATATTATCGCTGCCCGGGCAGGTGATTGAAAAGGGAGAAATTCTCGGTGTCATCGGCAACAACGGCGCAGGGAAGTCGACGATGATTCAACTCGTACTCGGATTAATCCGCCCGACGAGTGGCAATATTTATCGGCATACGGACCAGGGAGCAGCAATGTCAATGCAAGAATGGAAGCAAACAGTCGGCTTTGTTTTCGATGATTTATCGGTGTACGATGATATGCATGCGTTGAAACTGTCTTCATTTTTAAGCGAGGTATATTCAGGCTGGGATGACATGTATTTTTTTTCATTGCTCGATCAATTTGACGTCGATAAAAAGAAAAAAGTAAAGACATACTCACGTGGCATGCGCATGAAAACCGGTATTGCAGTAGCGCTTGCCCACCATCCGGAAGTGTTGGTGCTCGATGAACCTACCTCCGGCTTGGACACGAAGTCAAGAAAACAAATGATTGCATTGTTGAATGAGGAAAATAAAAAGCGTGGAACAACGATTATTTTTTCTTCGCATATTTTGGACGATATGGAGCAGCTTGCTACAACGATCTGGTTGATGGAAAAAGGAGAGATTCTCGCGCACGGTCCGGTAGATAAGATGCGGGAAAATCATGCTGTAGCTGCTGACGGTACGATACATAAAAAAAAGCCTGAAGAAGAGGAAGGATTGAAGCAAGCCACCTTGGAAGATTTGCATGATTATTATTTAGGGGGTGGCATGTAA
- a CDS encoding alpha/beta fold hydrolase, with amino-acid sequence MLTTYSFPNVLPFRAMQFLRNTGIVRAFGSIYPGFLDTNENLPDDVLELNRKQTMENLWNNTMLEERSHLNNNGHAVLDGGEIGDIPLTIITGGANDMEGWGESQKDLLEWSAESEQIVVSEGDHFLHTDHPEEVIDAVRTLVSSD; translated from the coding sequence GTGTTGACGACCTACTCTTTTCCGAATGTGCTGCCCTTTAGAGCCATGCAATTTTTACGAAATACCGGAATTGTTCGCGCTTTCGGATCCATCTATCCGGGGTTCTTGGATACAAATGAAAATTTACCGGATGACGTTCTTGAATTAAATCGCAAGCAGACGATGGAAAACCTCTGGAACAACACCATGTTGGAAGAGAGGTCGCATTTAAACAACAACGGTCATGCCGTGCTTGATGGCGGAGAGATAGGTGACATTCCATTAACGATTATCACCGGTGGCGCAAACGATATGGAAGGTTGGGGCGAATCGCAAAAAGACTTACTGGAATGGTCTGCAGAAAGTGAACAGATCGTCGTTTCCGAAGGTGATCATTTTTTGCACACCGATCATCCGGAAGAGGTCATTGACGCAGTGCGCACGCTTGTGTCTTCCGATTAA
- the spxA gene encoding transcriptional regulator SpxA — protein sequence MITLYTTSSCTSCRKAKTWLQEHDIPFRERNLFSETITADEIKSILSLTEDGTDEIISKRSKQFQNSDVNIEQLPISDLFRFIQENPGILKRPIIVDEKRLQVGYNEDEIRMFLPRTVRKFQLEEVLDAVN from the coding sequence ATGATAACCCTTTATACGACTTCAAGTTGTACATCTTGCAGAAAGGCAAAAACATGGTTGCAAGAGCATGATATTCCTTTTAGAGAACGGAATTTGTTTTCTGAGACAATAACTGCGGACGAAATTAAAAGCATTTTAAGTTTAACTGAAGACGGAACGGATGAGATTATTTCGAAACGCTCAAAACAATTTCAAAACAGTGATGTTAATATTGAGCAATTGCCGATAAGTGATCTATTCCGTTTCATTCAAGAAAATCCCGGCATACTAAAACGGCCCATTATCGTTGATGAAAAGCGTCTGCAAGTCGGCTACAACGAAGATGAAATCCGCATGTTTCTACCAAGAACCGTCCGCAAGTTTCAACTAGAGGAAGTGCTGGACGCCGTTAACTAA
- a CDS encoding ring-cleaving dioxygenase, which yields MEHLKGIHHVTAITSSAEKIYEFFTYVLGMRLVKKTVNQDDIQTYHLFFADDEGNPGTDMTFFDFPGIPKGVHGTNEIAKTSFRVPSDEALDYWVKRFDRLEVNHKGVKEQFGKKTLSFVDFDDQQYQLISDENNQGVASGTPWQKGPIPSEYAITGLGPIFVRVDNVDYFKEMMEKILLFKEIGKEGSFRLFEAGEGGNGAQVIVEYNAILPQARQGYGTVHHTAFRVNDRAHLDEWMKQLQSFNVPNSGYVERYYFGSLYSNVAPRILFEFATDGPGFMGDEPYETLGETLSLPPFFESERKEIEKQVRAIDTVRSTKEFEKEHE from the coding sequence ATGGAACATTTAAAAGGAATACATCACGTGACAGCCATCACGAGCAGCGCAGAGAAAATTTATGAATTTTTCACGTATGTATTGGGCATGCGTTTAGTCAAAAAAACGGTGAATCAGGATGACATTCAGACCTATCACTTATTTTTTGCAGATGATGAAGGAAACCCGGGTACGGATATGACATTCTTTGATTTCCCCGGCATTCCAAAAGGTGTGCACGGTACGAATGAGATTGCAAAAACGTCCTTCCGTGTGCCGAGTGACGAAGCTTTGGACTATTGGGTGAAACGTTTTGACCGTCTGGAAGTAAACCACAAAGGCGTCAAGGAGCAATTCGGGAAAAAGACGCTTTCGTTTGTCGATTTTGACGATCAACAATATCAGTTGATTTCTGATGAAAACAATCAAGGCGTTGCTTCCGGCACACCGTGGCAAAAAGGACCGATCCCTTCGGAATATGCGATTACGGGGCTAGGGCCAATCTTTGTACGCGTGGATAACGTTGATTATTTTAAGGAAATGATGGAGAAGATATTATTATTTAAGGAAATTGGCAAAGAAGGCTCTTTCCGCTTGTTTGAGGCAGGCGAAGGCGGGAATGGTGCCCAAGTTATCGTGGAGTATAATGCGATTCTTCCCCAAGCACGACAAGGGTATGGAACGGTTCATCATACCGCATTCCGCGTTAACGACCGTGCGCATTTGGATGAATGGATGAAACAATTGCAGTCGTTCAATGTACCGAATTCCGGTTATGTGGAACGCTATTATTTCGGTTCATTATATTCCAATGTTGCTCCGCGCATATTGTTTGAATTTGCTACCGATGGTCCCGGCTTCATGGGCGACGAACCGTACGAAACACTTGGAGAAACGTTATCTTTGCCTCCATTCTTTGAATCCGAACGCAAAGAAATTGAAAAACAAGTCCGCGCCATTGACACAGTGAGAAGCACGAAGGAGTTTGAAAAGGAACACGAATAA
- a CDS encoding DinB family protein: MFFDLQGDVNMSPIVGLLYSAVKENSQRLQLISNGMSQEEVDYKGPNNTFNSAAQLINHLTYVDVNWVYRIKGQSLPSSLEEKYGPALDTNGKLPMVKDKSMNALLSNHEGVIKMLQEACAQLRDDDLVKVISFGHENEKQATIRWGLWHIADHNRYHQAHINHLRKWFKDH; the protein is encoded by the coding sequence ATGTTTTTCGATTTACAAGGTGACGTAAACATGTCACCGATAGTGGGATTGTTATACTCGGCTGTGAAGGAAAATAGCCAACGACTACAATTAATCAGTAATGGGATGTCACAAGAAGAGGTGGATTACAAGGGTCCAAATAACACCTTTAATAGTGCGGCTCAGTTAATAAACCATCTCACGTATGTTGATGTTAATTGGGTGTATAGAATCAAAGGACAATCCCTTCCCTCTTCTTTAGAAGAAAAATACGGACCTGCATTAGACACAAATGGGAAGCTTCCAATGGTTAAAGACAAGTCTATGAATGCTTTGTTGTCTAACCATGAGGGTGTTATTAAAATGTTGCAAGAAGCTTGCGCGCAACTTAGAGACGATGATTTAGTAAAAGTGATCTCTTTCGGACATGAAAATGAAAAACAAGCAACCATTCGCTGGGGCCTATGGCATATTGCAGACCACAATAGGTATCATCAGGCTCATATTAACCACCTAAGAAAGTGGTTTAAGGATCATTGA
- a CDS encoding transglutaminase-like domain-containing protein produces the protein MNMICESEEMNDYLMDSNEVNYAQPIVQKKIAELFDRSQTEGEKAKIAFEFVRDEILHSWDIQGTRVTCKASSTLAYKEGICYAKSHLLAALLRSQNIPTGFCYQRLMLFDTPEKGYCIHALNAIFLKSLNKWIRLDARGNKEGIDAQFSTVEELLAFRVDEDKDEKDYPIIYAKPHAKTLAVLKEHTDAVEMYKHHLPEYL, from the coding sequence ATGAATATGATTTGTGAGTCCGAGGAAATGAATGATTATTTAATGGACTCCAATGAGGTTAACTATGCCCAACCGATCGTTCAGAAGAAAATTGCTGAACTTTTTGATCGCTCTCAAACAGAAGGAGAGAAAGCTAAGATTGCGTTCGAATTTGTCAGAGATGAAATCCTTCATTCATGGGATATTCAAGGAACCAGGGTTACTTGTAAAGCTTCAAGTACCTTGGCTTATAAAGAAGGAATTTGTTATGCAAAGTCCCATTTACTTGCTGCTTTGTTACGTTCGCAAAATATCCCAACGGGCTTTTGTTATCAACGCTTAATGCTGTTTGATACACCAGAGAAGGGTTATTGTATCCATGCCCTAAATGCCATTTTTCTAAAATCGCTTAATAAATGGATTCGATTAGATGCCCGTGGAAATAAAGAAGGGATTGATGCTCAATTTTCAACGGTTGAAGAATTATTGGCTTTTAGGGTTGATGAAGATAAAGACGAAAAAGATTATCCGATCATTTACGCAAAACCACATGCAAAAACACTTGCCGTTTTAAAAGAGCATACAGATGCGGTTGAAATGTATAAGCATCATTTGCCAGAATATTTATAG
- a CDS encoding NAD(P)/FAD-dependent oxidoreductase: MHKVIVVGGGPAGLMAAVAAASHGADVTLIDKGNKLGRKLAISGGGRCNVTNRMDERELIRYIPGNGKFMYSPFSVFNNEDIIAFFEGLGIALKEEDMGRMFPVNDKAATVVQTLLDQLRLKGVETITDQRVTGLTFDQERVTGVKLENNTVASADQVIVATGGTSVPHTGSTGDAYPWARNAGHTVTELYPTEVPITSSDPFIRERALQGLSLRDVELTVWNQKKKAIVKHEGDMLFTHFGISGPIALRCSQYIVKERKKTGGQPVKLSIDLHPGKKVGDLEQMLQKMKKASGEKSCKNVLSSLAPERFLLLLLERAHIDASSSLKDVRAETLQALAKEMKHFTFSSDGTLSLKKAFVTGGGVSVKEIEPKTMQSKIKQGLYFCGEVLDIHAYTGGFNITCAFSTGHTAGKSAADIRDN; this comes from the coding sequence ATGCACAAAGTCATCGTCGTTGGCGGCGGCCCCGCAGGTTTAATGGCTGCCGTTGCCGCTGCGTCTCATGGTGCAGACGTTACGTTAATCGATAAAGGAAATAAGTTGGGTCGTAAACTGGCAATCTCCGGCGGCGGGCGCTGCAATGTGACGAATCGCATGGATGAGCGTGAGCTGATTCGTTACATTCCCGGGAACGGGAAATTTATGTATAGCCCGTTTTCCGTCTTTAATAACGAAGATATCATTGCTTTTTTCGAAGGATTAGGCATTGCCCTCAAAGAAGAAGACATGGGGAGAATGTTTCCGGTGAATGATAAAGCAGCTACTGTCGTACAAACACTGCTCGACCAACTTCGCCTCAAAGGAGTCGAGACAATCACCGATCAACGTGTCACCGGTCTCACCTTTGATCAAGAACGCGTAACAGGGGTGAAATTGGAAAATAATACCGTTGCTTCAGCTGACCAAGTCATCGTTGCGACAGGCGGTACTTCCGTGCCGCACACGGGTTCTACCGGTGATGCTTATCCGTGGGCAAGAAACGCCGGACATACCGTTACCGAGCTTTATCCAACGGAAGTTCCCATCACCTCAAGTGACCCATTCATCCGTGAGCGGGCATTGCAAGGCTTATCCCTTCGAGATGTTGAACTGACTGTCTGGAATCAAAAAAAGAAAGCAATCGTAAAACATGAAGGCGATATGCTTTTTACACACTTTGGAATATCCGGACCGATTGCTCTACGCTGCAGCCAATACATCGTGAAAGAGCGGAAGAAGACTGGCGGCCAACCCGTTAAATTAAGCATTGACCTTCACCCAGGAAAAAAAGTTGGGGATTTGGAACAAATGCTTCAAAAAATGAAAAAAGCTAGCGGCGAAAAATCCTGCAAAAATGTCCTTTCTTCGCTCGCACCGGAACGTTTTCTCCTTCTTTTATTGGAACGGGCACACATTGATGCCTCTTCATCTTTAAAAGATGTCCGTGCCGAAACACTGCAAGCGTTGGCAAAGGAAATGAAACATTTTACCTTCTCATCCGACGGCACGCTCTCGTTGAAAAAAGCATTCGTCACCGGTGGAGGGGTTTCGGTTAAAGAAATCGAGCCAAAAACGATGCAATCAAAAATAAAACAGGGGCTTTATTTTTGCGGGGAAGTGCTCGATATCCACGCATATACGGGCGGCTTCAATATTACCTGTGCATTTTCAACGGGACATACAGCAGGGAAAAGCGCGGCAGACATTCGTGACAACTAA